A segment of the Anaerolineales bacterium genome:
GGACAAAGTGGGATTTCACCGTGGCTTCGGTGACGTGCAAACGGACGGCGATCTCCCGGTTGGAGCCGCCGCATGCGGCGAGTTCCAGAACTTCCAACTCGCGGCGGCTGAGCGATTCTCCCGGGGCGTCGCGCAGGCGGCGAGCGACTCTTTCGGCCACCCCGGGGGCGAGCGTGGCTTCGCCGCGCGCCGCGCCGCGCACGGCCTGGAACAACGTCTCGGGCGGCGCGTCCTTGAGCAGATAGCCCGTGGCCCCGGCTTCGAGGGCGGGGACGATGTCGGAATCCGTGTCGTAGGTGGTGAGCACCAGAACCTTCACGCCCGTCTGCCGGGCGCGGACCCGCCGGATGGCGGCCGGACCGTCGAGGACCGGCATTTGCAGGTCCATCAGGATGACGTCGGGAGCAAGCGCGGCGGAAAGCGCGGCGGCTGCTTCGCCGT
Coding sequences within it:
- a CDS encoding response regulator transcription factor; amino-acid sequence: MTIRILIADDHPVVRSGLRALLASQPDFEVVADAENGEAAAALSAALAPDVILMDLQMPVLDGPAAIRRVRARQTGVKVLVLTTYDTDSDIVPALEAGATGYLLKDAPPETLFQAVRGAARGEATLAPGVAERVARRLRDAPGESLSRRELEVLELAACGGSNREIAVRLHVTEATVKSHFVHIFAKLGVDDRTAAVTQAVKRKIIRLKE